One segment of Cryptococcus neoformans var. grubii H99 chromosome 2, complete sequence DNA contains the following:
- a CDS encoding Sua5/YciO/YrdC/YwlC family protein — MRATVRKLLTRTLFRASNPLRLFTMSSNTTPIYQCQDWPAIDIMPSSSSSHPLDSPHFSIPPSILPHLEEASKHLHSHKTVAVPTETVYGLAASSLDPEACRMIYKIKNRPSDNPLIIHVSSLNMLRRLLPPDYTFSPLYLALINAFWPGPLSLLFPSPSPPPPPAPQTNAIRMPSHPLALALIAHSNLPLSAPSANSSGRPSPTKAQHVWNDLNGSDGLGCIIDGGDCGVGVESTVVNGLEWKEGGGGKVDILRPGGLGVEQIKKIVDEVDGGEGKTEILLLGQAWKEASFRPSSSVDPVQQNDVNLLTAPKVSLPPSTPGMKYRHYSPRVPVFLLKPSNIFPRPPALTSKSPSSASAVLRQILSNISSDLKSKRRIGVLHFEGSPLSKRLLIDTDEAELIPVSLGDSAASAAQRLFAGMLTLESVPSTDGQSSGVDAIVIEGCSDDGLGLAVMERVGKAVGGGGVLGDVATDDGKVVSSGNKFWVDVSST; from the exons ATGCGGGCAACTGTTCGCAAACTATTAACCAGAACATTATTTCGGGCGAG CAATCCGCTCAGGTTATTCACAATGTCGAGCAACACAACCCCAATTTACCAATGCCAAGATTGGCCTGCAATTGATATtatgccttcttcctcatccagTCATCCCCTTGACTCTCCTCACTTCTCTATACCACCTTCCATTCTGCCACATCTAGAAGAGGCTTCAAAGCACCTTCACTCGCACAAGACAGTCGCTGTTCCGACTGAGACGGTGTATGGTCTTGCAGCTTCGTCCCTTGATCCTGAAGCTTGCAGGATGATCTACAAAATCAAAAATCGGCCATCAGACAATCCTCTCATTATCCACGTCTCATCATTAAATATGCTGCGTCGCCTCCTACCACCCGACTATACTTTCTCGCCTCTTTATCTTGCCCTTATCAACGCCTTTTGGCCCGGGCCTTTATCTTTACTGTTCCCATCGCCGTCTCCTCCCCCACCACCTGCTCCTCAGACAAATGCTATCCGCAtgccttcccatcccctcGCCCTTGCTCTCATAGCCCACTCCAACCTTCCGTTATCCGCACCTTCAGCCAATTCTTCGGGTAGACCAAGCCCCACCAAGGCACAGCATGTTTGGAATGACCTCAATGGATCAGATGGTCTGGGATGCATAATAGACGGAGGTGACTGTGGAGTGGGTGTAGAATCTACCGTCGTAAATGGGCTTgaatggaaggaggggggaggaggaaaggtaGACATCCTTCGCCCTGGCGGGCTAGGTGTAGAGCAAATCAAAAAGATTGTAGATGAGgttgatggtggagaaggcaagacAGAAATCCTTCTGCTCGGACAAGCTTGGAAGGAGGCATCATTTAGgccttcatcatctgtaGATCCCGTCCAGCAAAACGACGTTAACCTTTTAACAGCTCCGAAGGTCAGTCTTCCACCCTCAACGCCCGGTATGAAATACCGACATTATTCTCCCCGGGTACCCGTATTCCTTCTTAAACCTAGCAACATATTCCCTCGTCCTCCAGCTCTCACATCAAAATCTCCATCATCTGCATCTGCTGTACTTCGTCAAATATTGTCAAACATATCATCGGACTTGAAGTCCAAGAGGAGAATAGGCGTTCTACATTTTGAAGGCTCCCCATTGAGCAAGCGTTTGCTTATAGATACGGATGAAGCAGAGTTGATCCCTGTGTCTTTAGGTGATTCTGCGGCTTCCGCAGCTCAACGCTTATTCGCCGGAATGCTCACCCTGGAGAGTGTCCCCTCGACAGATGGCCAATCGTCTGGAGTTGATGCTATCGTCATTGAAGGCTGCTCAGATGATGGTTTGGGGTTGGCGGTGATGGAAAGGGTGGGCAAGGCAGTAGGTGGCGGTGGGGTTTTAGGAGATGTAGCCACCGACGATGGGAAGGTTGTCAGTAGCGGAAACAAGTTCTGGGTGGACGTTAGTTCTACGTGA
- a CDS encoding ribosomal RNA-processing protein 17 has translation MPATKSKTNVALLTEGASYIQRAKKARKEQVEEIKFDDEARREWLTGFSKRKKAKAEEKKARAKERERQEHLEERRNARKELKQRAAENVKSVRRAMGLEDLEDDDEEEGSEEEAWSPATKGQDEAEFSDDQQIATVTITEDFDPSASIYPIQTSTSPSPSVNDKSEPKPKKSAVKLLPPSSRRAQKADEKKKEKKKVSRSMETKAERRKGKEMELRKRSKKAALAMERKGKTPRGLKKGMGKGRR, from the exons ATGCCAGCAACGAAATCCAAGACCAATGTCGCTCTTCTTACAGAGGGTGCAAGTTACATTCAGCGAGCAAAGAAAGCTAGAAAGGAGCAAGTCGAAGAAATCAAGTTTGACGATGAAGCCCGAAG GGAATGGTTGACCGGCTTTAGTAAGAGGAAAAAGGCCAAagctgaagagaagaaggccagAGCTaaagaaagggagagacAAGAGCATTTGGAGGAGAGGCGAAAC gcaaggaaagaatTGAAGCAGAGAGCTGCTGAGAATGTAAAGTCAGTCAGACGGGCCATGGGTTTGGAAGATctcgaggatgatgatg aggaagagggcagcgaggaagaagcctgGTCTCCCGCTACCAAGGGTCAGGATGAGGCCGAATTTTCGGACGATCAGCAAATAGCAACAGTCACTATCACCGAAGACTTTGATCCCTCTGCTTCAATCTATCCCATCCAAACGTCAACTTCACCTTCGCCATCTGTCAATGACAAATCGGAgcccaaacccaaaaaGTCTGCCGTCAAATTGTTGCCTCCATCAAGTAGACGAGCTCAAAAGGctgatgaaaagaagaaggagaaaaaaaaggttaGCAGGAGCATGGAGACCAAGgcggagagaaggaagggcaaggaaatGGAATTGCGAAAGAGGTCCAAAAAGGCTGCTTTAGCTatggaaagaaagggaaagactCCTAGAGGTCTAAAAAAGGGCatggggaagggaaggcgTTGA
- a CDS encoding L-methionine transporter produces MASPYIPLPAAPLPHPEDSRSMELSSSADDDERLGRPRLGRSATINSLGGFEFEHALLPLTLSGDADVDSHKEERHVELWHGVALVVGAQVGSGIFSSPGVVVQEVGSVGASLVVWIISGVLAWTGASSYAELGCAIPLSGGSQAYLAYAFGPITSYLFTWTAVSALKPGSAAMIALIFGEYINRLISHALGDSQVPAWSIKVTAVVAIFLCSILNAISPTVGTNSTVILTVIKIGALVFVAVLGTIVLLRDGPGEGLMPNGLFKGTLANAGNYAIAIYSGLWAFDGWDACCYVAGEMRDTNRDLPRALHSSMAIVVVLFLGANLSYFIVLSPSVVASSNTVALDFGKATIGRFGAVVFSTLVAISCFGALNGGLYTTARLIYAASKEHFLPSIFSRLHPQRRTPDNAILLQGGLAIFFVIFGGGFRALLNFFSVASWTFYLLTVLGLLVLRVKEPRLDRPYRAWLVTPIVFCAVSMFLLLMPIFAAPWEAFAAFVFIASGMPVYYLTVRSRTRNAEFDDASNSGRGVHATLSDAWIKFREDIDGFLPQKWQQPYRPQPQYTNDERRGMLGEQVEMSERR; encoded by the exons ATGGCTTCCCCCTATATCCCCCTCCCAGCAGCTCCTCTGCCGCACCCCGAAGATTCCCGCTCAATGGAGCTCTCTTCGTCTgccgacgatgatgagagacTTGGTCGACCAAGACTTGGGAGATCTGCGACTATCAACAGCTTGGGAGGCTTCGAGTTTGAACATGCTCTATTGCCTTTGACATTGAGTGGGGATGCAGATGTCGACTCGcataaagaagagagacaTGTTGAGCTATGGCACG GCGTTGCACTAGTGGTAGGAGCACAGGTTGGATCAGGGATATTCTCCTCCCCAGGCGTAGTTGTGCAAGAGGTAGGCAGTGTAGGTGCGAGTTTGGTGGTCTGGATTATCAGTGGGGTTTTGGCGTGGACAGGGGCAAG TTCATATGCTGAACTAGGATGTGCTATTCCTCTCTCTGGAGGCAGTCAAGCATATTTAGCATACGCT TTTGGGCCGATCACTTCATATTTGTTCACCTGGACTGCAGTGTCAGCATTGAAGCCAGGAAGTGCGGCTATGATCGCTCTCATCTTTGG TGAATATATCAATCGCTTAATATCACATGCCTTGGGAGACTCACAAGTGCCGGCATGGTCAATCAAAGTGACAGCAGTCGTCGCTATATTCCTATGTTCAATTCTCAACGCTATATCCCCTACCGTGGGCACAAATTCAACAGTGATCCTTACTGTCATTAAAATTGGTGCTCTGGTGTTCGTGGCAGTCCTAGGTACAATTGTGCTGCTCAGAGATGGACCTGGCGAGGGTTTGATGCCCAATGGGTTGTTCAAAGGCACATTGGCGAATGCAGGTAACTACGCTATCGCTATCTACTCCGGTCTTTGGGCATTTGATGGTTGGGACGCTTGTTGT TATGTGGCAGGCGAAATGCGAGACACCAACAGAGATCTGCCCCGTGCTCTGCACTCTTCAATGGCTATCGTTGTGGTTCTCTTCCTTGGGGCCAACCTCTCTTACTTTATTGTCCTCAGCCCATCTGTCGTGGCTTCGTCAAACACCGTTGCGCTGGACTTTGGAAAAGCTACTATAGGGAGATTTGGAGCCGTTGTATTCAGTACACTAGTAGCTATTAGTTGCTTTGGAGCCTTGAACGGTGGATTGTACACAA CTGCAAGGCTCATCTATGCAGCCTCTAAAGAAcacttccttccttccatcttctcgcgTCTTCATCCCCAGCGTCGAACGCCAGATAATGCTATTCTGCTTCAAGGTGGATTGGCTATCTTCTTTGTCATCTTTGGTGGGGGATTTAGAG CGCTACtgaacttcttctccgttGCTTCTTGGACCTTTTACCTCCTCACTGTCCTTGGTCTCCTCGTTCTGCGTGTCAAAGAGCCTCGTCTCGACAGACCTTATCGGGCTTGGCTCGTCACACCTATCGTCTTCTGCGCCGTGTCCATGTTCCTTTTATTGATGCCCATATTCGCTGCTCCATGGGAAGCATTTGCGGCGTTTG TATTCATTGCATCGGGTATGCCAGTGTATTATCTGACAGTGAGATCTCGCACTCGAAATGCTGAATTCGATGATGCCAGCAATTCCGGCCGGGGCGTGCATGCTACATTATCTG ATGCGTGGATCAAATTCAGAGAAGATATCGATGGATTCTTGCCGCAAAAATGGCAGCAACCATATAGACCGCAACCCCAGTATACTAACGACGAACGGAGAGGAATGCTTGGAGAACAAGTTGAAATGTCTGAGAGAAGGTAA
- a CDS encoding replication factor C subunit 3/5, with product MSLWVDKYRPRTLDDLHYHDGLSSRLKSLAASGDFPHILFYGPSGAGKKTRIMCTLRELYGPGVEKLRIDQRVFVTPSNRKLDVNVVQSNYHIELTPSDVGMYDRVVIQDILKEIAQTQQVDLNAKQRFKVVIINEADALTRDAQAALRRTMEKYMTNMRLILCANSTSKIIAPIRSRCLLMRVAAPTDDEMTKVLNYVAKKERFALPSSANNAILETSQGNLRKALLVFEAMRMQHPDLSGDVEVAKPDWETYCGKVADAILQEQTAQRLLDIRAKIYELLSHCIPPTVVMKTISERLVEKVDDTLKPQIVHWTAYYELRMRMGSKKIFHIEAFIAKVMTVYKQYTLMGFTEDFE from the exons ATGTCTCTCTGGGTTGACAAG TACCGTCCGCGAACGCTCGACGATCTCCATTATCACGATGGCCTCTCATCGCGTCTGAAATCCTTG GCTGCTTCTGGAGACTTTCCTCACATTCTCTTCTATGGACCGTCAGGtgctggaaagaag ACAAGGATCATGTGCACTCTTCGAGAACTATATGGACCTGGTGTAGAGAAG CTCCGAATTGACCAAAGAGTCTTTGTCACTCCTTCAAACCGCAAGCTTGACGTCAACGTCGTTCAGTCAAACTATCACATCGAGCTCACACCATCCGACGTGGGTATGTACGACAGAGTGGTCATCCAAGATAttttgaaggagattgCACAAACTCAACAAGTCGATTTGAATGCCAAGCAGAGGTTCAAGG ttgtcatcatcaacgaGGCGGATGCTCTTACTCGAGACGCTCAAGCAGCATTACGACGGACCATGGAAAAGTACATGACCAATATGAGACTCATCCTCTGCGCCAATAGCACAAGCAAGATCATCGCTCCTATTAGAAGCCGATGTTTGCTTATGCGAGTGGCTGCCCCTACAGATGACGAG ATGACAAAAGTCCTCAATTATGTCGCCAAGAAAGAACGATTCGcacttccatcttctgccAACAATGCCATCCTTGAAACATCCCAAGGCAATCTTCGAAAGGCTCTACTTGTTTTTGAGGCCATGCGGATGCAACATCCCGACCTGTCTGGTGATGTCGAGGTTGCCAAACCCGATTGGGAAACATATTGTGGCAAGGTAGCGGATGCGATTTTGCAGGAGCAAACGGCGCAAAGATTGTTAGATATACGGGCGAAGATTTACGAGTTGTTAAGCCACTGTATACCACCAACAGTTGTTATGAAG ACCATCTCAGAGAGACTAGTTGAGAAGGTAGATGACACATTAAAACCGCAAATTGTGCACTGGACCGCTTATTAC GAACTCCGAATGCGAATGGGATCAAAGAAGATATTCCATATTGAGGCATTTATTGCCAAGGTTATGACTGTTTACAAGCAATACACACT TATGGGCTTCACCGAAGACTTTGAATAA
- a CDS encoding 4-nitrophenyl phosphatase yields MAPPFLKSVEEYEELVDSVDTFLLDCDGVLYHGKQVVEGVRTVLNMLRKKGKKIIFVTNNATKSRRKLKETFDQLGLNASIDECFGSAYASAVYISQVLNFPKDKKVYVFGEEGLEEELDQCGIAHCGGSDPVDREFKAPIDFTVFKPDDSIGAVLCGFDSWINYQKLAKAMTYLRNPECKLILTNTDPTFPTHGDVFPGSGSLSIPIVNASKRKPLVIGKPNKMMMDAILAHHMFDPSRALMVGDNLATDIAFGRNSKIRTLLVMGGVTKYEQVFGENPNEVVPDLVMNSFGDLAMLADASEQ; encoded by the exons ATGGCCCCTCCTTTCCTCAAATCCGTCGAAGAGTACGAGGAGCTCGTCGACTCTGTTGACACTTTTTTATTGGATTGCGATGGAGTTCTTTATCATGGAAAGCAGGTAGTAGAAGGCGTTCGAACAGTCCTCAACatgttgaggaagaagg gcaagaagatcatcTTCGTTACCAACAATGCCACCAAGTCTAGAAGAAAATTGAAGGAAACCTTTGACCAGCTTGGCTTGAACGCTTCTATC GACGAGTGTTTCGGCTCGGCTTATGCATCAGCAGTGTACATCTCGCAAGTCTTGAACTTCCCCaaggataagaaggtcTACGTctttggtgaagaaggattggaagaggaactCGACCAGTGCGGTATCGCTCACTGCGGTGGTTCT GACCCTGTGGACCGAGAGTTCAAAGCTCCTATCGACTTTACTGTCTTCAAGCCTGATGATTCCATCGGTGCCGTCCTGTGCGGTTTCGACTCTTGGATAA ATTACCAAAAGCTTGCAAAGGCCATGACTTACCTCCGTAATCCAGAGTGCAAGCTCATACTCACCAACACCGACCCCACGTTCCCTACCCACGGTGATGTCTTCCCTG GCTCTGGTTCATTGTCTATTCCTATCGTCAATGCGTCTAAGAGAAAACCTCTTGTAATTGGCAAGCCTaacaagatgatgatggacgCCATTCTTGCTCA CCACATGTTTGACCCTTCTCGAGCTCTGATGGTCGGCGACAACCTCGCTACTGACATTGCTTTCGGCCGGAACAGCAAGATCCGAACCCTCCTTGTCATGGGCGGTGTTACTAAGTACGAACAAGTGTTTGGAGAGAACCCCAACGAGGTTGTGCCCGATTTGGTCATGAACAGCTTTGGCGATCTGGCGATGTTGGCAGATGCGTCTGAGCAATAG
- a CDS encoding Gly-Xaa carboxypeptidase, with the protein MSEQKQSSALPLPIQLSTAYRPSWKPRILLGILFLLATAINFGPSLSSVSERASCLWDSSSYKFHDDLTTRFDIEQLKAWAKCPLQPKPIYPNMTWEMTEEERTRSIDHYAQAVRIPTQSYDDNGEPHEDPRWEPFFKFQDWLKETYPLAHEKATIEYINTLGILATFKGSDPTLKPLLLMSHYDVVPAPESTYDRWTYPPFSGHNDGTYVWGRGAADDKPLLVAQWEAITHLLENGFVPRRTIILSHGNDEEEVFARRGQGQIAPLLEKRYGKDGLLMVIDEGTGTVDDYYGSAFALPAMGEKGYMDIIITVGTAGGHSSVPPEHTGIGIMSRLLTSLEDNPFPTKLTPASPYLTALMCAAKHGSSFPSSLSSLLSSEGPTSYPKLAKALAKNSPLERALVRTTTAVDVVHGGVKVNALPELVTAMVNFRIDFAESLNSTKEHVKYLASRVAEKSGLELSAFDGRDVGELSGKFIKVEVMGLPLEPAPRTPTEGGVWELFAGTVKAAIPGPDGEERIVTPFASTGNTDCKMYYNLTKNVYRFMGTSFPGAENAHTVDEKGSIAGHLQIVKWIHAIVQNADAYTGEE; encoded by the exons ATGTCCGAACAGAAACAGAGTTCTGCTCTCCCACTACCTATCCAGTTGTCTACAGCCTACCGTCCCTCCTGGAAACCTCGCATCTTGCTGGGTATTCTATTTCTCCTTGCAACCGCTATCAACTTTGGTCCATCCCTATCTTCGGTTTCCGAACGAGCAAGCTGTCTCTGGGATTCATCATCCTACAAATTCCATGATGATTTGACCACTCGCTTTGATATTGAACAACTCAAAGCCTGGGCCAAATGTCCCCTGCAGCCCAAGCCTATCTATCCCAACATGACTTGGGAGAtgacggaggaggaaaggacTAGGTCGATTGACCATTATGCCCAGGCAGTG CGAATCCCTACTCAGAGTTATGATGATAACGGAGAACCCCATGAGGATCCCAGGTGGGAACCGTTCTTCAAGTTCCAAGATTGGTTGAAGGAGACGTATCCCCTTGC GCATGAAAAGGCCACTATCGAGTACATCAACA CGCTCGGTATCTTGGCTACTTTCAAGGGTTCTGATCCGACCCTCAAGCCCCTTTTGTT GATGTCTCATTACGATGTAGTCCCCGCCCCTGAATCCACCTACGACAGGTGGACTTATCCGCCCTTCTCCGGTCACAACGACGGGACTTATGTCTGGGGGAGAGGAGCCGCTGACGACAAACCTCTTCTCGTTGCTCAAT GGGAGGCAATTACTCATTTGTTAGAGAACGGATTTGTTCCCCGTAGAaccatcatcctttcccaCGGAaacgacgaggaagaagtatTCGCTCGTCGAGGACAGGGGCAGATTGCCCCCTTGCTTGAAAAACGCTATGGTAAAGATGGCTTGCTGATGGTTATAGATGAAGGAACTGGTACCGTGGATGAT TACTACGGTTCGGCCTTTGCTTTGCCTGCTATGGGTGAGAAAGGCTATATGGATATCATA ATTACTGTTGGTACTGCCGGTGGT CATTCTTCCGTCCCTCCCGAGCATACTGGTATTGGAATCATGTCCCGGTTGTTGACTTCTTTGGAAGATAACCCTTTCCCTACCAAG CTCACTCCCGCTTCTCCTTACCTTACCGCTCTCATGTGCGCTGCCAAACAtggctcttctttcccttcttctctctcctcactCCTCTCCTCCGAAGGTCCTACTTCTTATCCTAAACTCGCTAAAGCACTCGCCAAGAATTCCCCTCTCGAGCGTGCCTTGGTACGGACCACCACCGCAGTCGACGTCGTGCATGGCGGCGTCAAAGTCAATGCTTTGCCTGAACTTGTCACCGCGATGGTCAACTTCCGTATCGATTTCGCTGAGAGTCTCAATTCGACCAAGGAACATGTCAAATATCTCGCTTCCCGAGTGGCTGAGAAGAGCGGTCTAGAGCTGTCAGCGTTTGACGGGAGGGACGTGGGCGAGTTAAGCGGTAAATTTATCAAAGTTGAGGTAATGGGATTGCCTCTCGAACCGGCCCCAAGGACTCCGACTGAAGGTGGTGTTTGGGAGTTGTTTGCTGGAACTGTCAAGGCTGCGATCCCAGGTCCTGATGGCGAGGAGCGCATTGTTACTCCCTTCGCTTCAAC TGGCAATACTGACTGCAAAATGTACTATAACCTCACTAAAAACGTCTACCGCTTCATGGGTACCAGTTTTCCCGGAGCTGAAAATGCC CACACTGTCGACGAAAAGGGCTCTATTGCAGGACACCTTCAAATTGTCAAATGGATCCACGCCATTGTCCAGAATGCCGACGCCTACACTGGCGAAGAATGA